In one window of Janthinobacterium sp. 1_2014MBL_MicDiv DNA:
- a CDS encoding M15 family metallopeptidase, translating into MFVALVLMYFLLACFACWLLLFPGGRAIVLHAVVNLGWRVQRRAQRLNRGGGAQWQRLQRHTGSGLAGGWQLLSRHRWLSLAGGLLIVAPPLLAWLSSERIVLRGYADRQHAINDQVSDLLRGEQLVPPPTLPPLLFSTAEVTQLRPLLGGASRNWQLLDHDYAQRLLLVFKIMKDVHGYDMVLLEGYRSPARQDQLAAAGPHVTNARAFQSYHQYGLAADCAFMHEGKLIISEKNAWAMRGYRLYGVTAESVGLRWGGRWTMMDFGHTELPQPRVLGK; encoded by the coding sequence ATGTTCGTCGCCCTGGTCCTGATGTATTTCCTGCTGGCTTGCTTCGCCTGCTGGCTGCTGCTGTTTCCCGGCGGCCGCGCTATCGTGCTGCACGCCGTGGTCAACCTGGGCTGGCGCGTGCAGCGACGCGCGCAACGCCTGAACCGTGGTGGCGGGGCGCAATGGCAGCGCCTGCAGCGGCACACGGGGTCCGGGCTGGCCGGTGGCTGGCAGCTGCTGTCGCGCCACCGCTGGCTGTCGCTGGCGGGCGGCCTGCTGATCGTCGCGCCGCCGCTGCTGGCCTGGCTGTCCAGCGAGCGCATCGTCCTGCGCGGCTATGCGGACAGGCAACACGCCATCAACGACCAGGTCAGCGACTTGCTCAGGGGCGAGCAGCTGGTGCCGCCGCCCACCTTGCCGCCGCTGCTGTTTTCCACGGCGGAGGTGACGCAGCTGCGTCCGCTGCTCGGCGGCGCCAGCCGCAACTGGCAGCTGCTCGACCACGACTATGCGCAGCGCCTGCTGCTGGTCTTCAAGATCATGAAGGACGTGCATGGCTACGATATGGTCTTGCTGGAAGGCTACCGCAGCCCGGCGCGCCAGGACCAGCTGGCGGCGGCCGGCCCGCACGTGACGAATGCCCGTGCGTTTCAAAGCTATCACCAGTACGGCCTGGCTGCCGATTGCGCGTTCATGCATGAAGGAAAGCTCATCATTTCTGAAAAAAATGCCTGGGCCATGCGCGGCTATCGCCTGTATGGCGTGACGGCCGAATCGGTGGGCCTGCGCTGGGGCGGGCGCTGGACCATGATGGATTTCGGTCATACGGAATTACCGCAGCCCCGCGTGCTGGGCAAGTAG
- the tssM gene encoding type VI secretion system membrane subunit TssM, producing the protein MPRRIWYFLTDSRNLTILGFVALAAFLYLGAEVLEVALVWALALLLLTALAWLGAWLWRRRRARRDAQALGQAILNQAEIAAAEAATATSPQNGELDAVRTGMLAAIDTIKSSRLGLKSGAAALYELPWYMIIGNPAAGKSSAILHSGLQFPFADGKIVQGVGGTRNCDWFFTTDGIVLDTAGRYSVVDEHRGEWFGFLDLLKKYRRKAPVNGILIAVSIAELGGDPDVGMQLARSLRKRVQDVIERLEVFAPLYIVFTKADLIAGFGEFFAEAERSERERVWGATMPYRRKLPTSELLSFFDQSFDELHDGLTELSLANMAHRQRKAMAPGVFTFPLEFAAIKPALRAFIATLFEENPFQFQPVFRGFYLTSALQEGEPVSASRQRVARRFDLAFTPAPAAAPSGARQHGYFLLDLFRKVIFADKHLVANYASRARLRFKYAVFFTATVTLGACLGGWSWSYLGNRQLVVNVEADLNKVLKLQEQRLDLQSRLEALDILQDRIEQLEAYRTQRPWSLRMGLYQGELLERKLREEYFAGARHVMLAPVTAGLEALLAEMNASADQLQPAARTPQTPAAMPPAATAAAPRGVQYQAASATNVEDAYNALKTYLMLADKTHAESSHLNDQMTRFWRGWLEGNRGAMPREQMIRSAERLLTFYLAQIGDPSWPRIEQKLALVDQARENLRRVVRGMPARERVYADIRARAATRFPGMTVARIVGEQDQALLAGSHAVSGAYTRQAWEKFVEGAFRDAANRELQSADWVLKSASTDDLTLEGSPEQIEKNLVALYKADYAREWQKFVQGVAVADLKGFDGAVQAMNRLGDPQASPIARLLTTIYDETSWDNPTLQNAQLRTAERGIIAWFKETVLRRAPSQLTSNPGLNAQADPARLDKPMGPVGREFAGVAKLVAARDSNASLMRAYLEALSKLRSRLNLLKNQGDAGPGARQFMQQTLEGGGSELADALKLVDEQMLTGMSDAQKQAIRPILVHPLMQTFAVIVAPAELDLNKTWVAQVYEPFQKSLAHKYPFAPAARIEASSLEIGQFFGPEGLVAKFVTTSMGPLVVRRGDVLAPRTWADMGISLSPQVVARFPGWIAPLGAGGVAATSTAAQTVFQIQPSPAPGTLEYTLEIDGQQLRYRNTPAQWTNMVHPGPQGAAGTQGARITAVTFDGRTVELFNEPGQFGLKRMIDAAAKKRKDGGVFELRWTRGDVAVALDLKITSSAETTGAGANSGPQEQGFRGMQLPETIVGAAAPPVVLPVAPPVAAQAIAAADVPAVASGVAP; encoded by the coding sequence ATGCCGCGACGCATCTGGTATTTCCTCACCGACAGCCGCAATCTGACCATCCTCGGTTTCGTGGCGCTGGCCGCCTTCCTGTACCTGGGCGCCGAGGTACTGGAAGTGGCGCTGGTCTGGGCCCTGGCCTTGCTGTTGCTGACGGCGCTGGCCTGGCTGGGCGCCTGGCTGTGGCGCCGCCGGCGCGCGCGGCGCGATGCGCAGGCGCTGGGCCAGGCCATCCTCAACCAGGCCGAGATCGCCGCCGCCGAGGCTGCTACGGCGACCAGTCCGCAAAATGGCGAACTCGACGCCGTGCGCACGGGCATGCTGGCCGCCATCGACACCATCAAGAGTTCCAGGCTGGGGCTCAAGTCGGGCGCCGCCGCCCTGTATGAATTGCCGTGGTACATGATCATCGGCAATCCGGCCGCCGGCAAGAGCAGCGCCATCCTGCATTCGGGCCTGCAATTTCCTTTCGCCGACGGCAAGATCGTGCAAGGCGTGGGCGGCACCCGCAACTGCGACTGGTTTTTCACCACCGATGGCATCGTGCTCGACACGGCCGGCCGCTACTCTGTCGTCGACGAGCACCGCGGCGAGTGGTTCGGCTTTCTCGACCTGCTGAAAAAATACCGGCGCAAGGCGCCCGTCAACGGCATCCTCATCGCCGTCAGCATCGCCGAGCTGGGCGGCGATCCCGATGTCGGCATGCAGCTGGCGCGCAGCCTGCGCAAGCGCGTGCAGGACGTCATCGAGCGCCTGGAAGTATTCGCGCCCCTGTACATCGTGTTTACCAAGGCGGACCTGATCGCCGGCTTCGGCGAATTTTTCGCCGAAGCCGAACGCAGCGAGCGCGAGCGCGTCTGGGGCGCCACCATGCCCTACCGGCGCAAGTTGCCGACCTCGGAATTGCTGAGCTTTTTCGACCAGAGTTTCGATGAATTGCACGATGGCTTGACGGAACTGAGCCTGGCCAACATGGCGCACCGGCAGCGCAAGGCGATGGCGCCCGGGGTGTTTACTTTTCCGCTCGAGTTCGCCGCCATCAAGCCGGCCTTGCGCGCCTTCATCGCCACCCTGTTCGAGGAAAATCCCTTCCAGTTCCAGCCCGTGTTCCGCGGCTTTTATTTGACCAGCGCGCTGCAGGAGGGCGAACCCGTCAGCGCCTCGCGGCAGCGGGTGGCGCGCCGCTTCGACCTGGCCTTCACGCCGGCCCCGGCCGCGGCGCCATCGGGCGCGCGCCAGCATGGCTATTTCCTGCTCGACCTGTTCCGCAAGGTGATCTTTGCCGACAAGCACCTGGTGGCCAACTATGCGAGCCGCGCCAGGCTGCGTTTCAAGTATGCCGTGTTCTTCACGGCCACCGTCACCCTGGGTGCCTGCCTGGGGGGCTGGAGCTGGTCTTACCTGGGCAACCGGCAACTGGTGGTCAATGTCGAGGCCGATTTAAACAAAGTGCTGAAGCTGCAGGAGCAGCGGCTGGACCTGCAATCGCGCCTCGAGGCGCTCGACATCTTGCAGGACCGCATCGAGCAGCTGGAAGCATACCGCACGCAGCGGCCGTGGTCCCTGCGCATGGGCCTGTACCAGGGCGAGCTGCTCGAGCGCAAGCTGCGCGAAGAGTATTTCGCCGGCGCGCGCCACGTCATGCTGGCGCCGGTGACGGCCGGCCTGGAAGCCTTGCTGGCGGAGATGAACGCCAGCGCCGACCAGCTGCAGCCGGCCGCGCGCACGCCGCAAACGCCGGCCGCCATGCCGCCGGCCGCAACGGCTGCCGCGCCGCGCGGCGTCCAGTACCAGGCGGCCAGCGCGACGAACGTGGAAGACGCCTATAACGCGCTGAAAACCTATCTGATGCTGGCCGATAAGACGCATGCGGAAAGCAGTCACCTGAACGACCAGATGACGCGCTTCTGGCGCGGCTGGCTGGAAGGCAACCGGGGCGCCATGCCGCGCGAGCAGATGATACGCAGCGCCGAGCGGCTGCTGACGTTTTACCTGGCGCAGATCGGCGACCCGTCGTGGCCGCGCATCGAGCAAAAGCTGGCGCTGGTTGACCAGGCGCGCGAGAACCTGCGCCGCGTCGTGCGCGGCATGCCGGCGCGCGAGCGCGTGTATGCCGACATTCGCGCACGCGCCGCGACGCGCTTTCCCGGCATGACGGTGGCGCGCATCGTCGGCGAGCAGGACCAGGCGCTGCTGGCTGGCAGCCATGCGGTGTCGGGCGCCTACACGCGCCAGGCGTGGGAAAAGTTCGTCGAGGGCGCGTTCCGCGACGCCGCCAACCGTGAGCTGCAAAGCGCGGACTGGGTGCTGAAGAGCGCCTCCACCGACGACCTGACGCTGGAAGGCAGTCCGGAACAGATCGAGAAAAACCTCGTGGCGCTGTACAAGGCCGACTACGCGCGCGAGTGGCAAAAGTTCGTGCAGGGCGTGGCCGTCGCCGACCTGAAAGGCTTCGATGGCGCCGTGCAGGCCATGAACCGCCTGGGCGACCCGCAGGCGTCGCCGATCGCCAGGCTGCTGACGACCATTTACGATGAAACCTCGTGGGACAATCCGACCCTGCAGAATGCGCAGCTGCGCACGGCCGAGCGGGGCATCATCGCCTGGTTCAAGGAGACCGTGCTGCGCCGCGCGCCATCGCAGCTGACGTCGAACCCTGGCCTGAACGCGCAGGCTGACCCGGCCCGCCTGGACAAGCCGATGGGGCCCGTGGGGCGCGAATTTGCCGGCGTCGCCAAGCTTGTGGCGGCCAGGGACAGCAATGCCTCGCTGATGCGCGCCTACCTGGAGGCGCTGTCGAAACTGCGCAGCCGCTTGAACCTGCTGAAGAACCAGGGCGACGCCGGGCCGGGCGCGCGCCAGTTCATGCAGCAGACGCTCGAGGGCGGCGGCTCCGAGCTGGCCGACGCGCTGAAACTGGTCGACGAGCAGATGCTCACGGGGATGAGCGATGCGCAAAAGCAGGCCATCCGCCCCATCCTCGTGCACCCGCTGATGCAGACCTTCGCCGTCATCGTGGCGCCGGCCGAACTGGACCTCAACAAGACCTGGGTGGCGCAGGTGTATGAACCGTTCCAGAAGTCGCTGGCCCACAAGTATCCATTCGCGCCCGCCGCGCGCATCGAGGCGAGCAGCCTGGAGATCGGCCAGTTCTTCGGCCCGGAAGGGCTGGTGGCGAAATTCGTCACGACTTCCATGGGGCCGCTGGTGGTGCGGCGCGGCGACGTGCTGGCGCCGCGCACCTGGGCCGACATGGGCATCAGCCTGTCGCCGCAGGTGGTGGCGCGCTTCCCCGGCTGGATCGCGCCGCTGGGCGCGGGCGGCGTGGCGGCCACGTCGACGGCGGCGCAGACCGTGTTCCAGATCCAGCCGTCGCCGGCGCCGGGCACGCTGGAATACACGCTGGAGATCGACGGCCAGCAGCTGCGCTACCGCAATACGCCGGCGCAGTGGACCAACATGGTGCATCCCGGCCCGCAGGGCGCGGCGGGCACGCAGGGAGCGCGCATCACGGCCGTCACCTTCGACGGGCGCACGGTGGAACTGTTCAACGAGCCGGGCCAGTTCGGCCTGAAGCGCATGATCGACGCGGCAGCCAAGAAGCGCAAGGACGGCGGCGTGTTCGAGCTGCGCTGGACGCGCGGCGACGTCGCCGTGGCGCTCGACCTGAAAATCACCAGCAGCGCCGAGACGACAGGGGCGGGCGCGAACAGCGGGCCGCAGGAGCAGGGCTTTCGCGGCATGCAGCTGCCCGAGACCATCGTCGGGGCTGCGGCCCCTCCGGTAGTCCTTCCTGTGGCCCCGCCTGTGGCGGCGCAGGCCATCGCCGCGGCCGACGTGCCCGCGGTGGCAAGCGGGGTGGCGCCATGA
- the tagF gene encoding type VI secretion system-associated protein TagF, with the protein MRRGPQQVRLGYFGKIPARGDFIKACDNHALVQLLDDWLAQVMNALTAAPRWKLNYDALPPLRFAFVGTRSRRAIAGRLEASSDQSQRRFPFMAMGALEVDDADAFVACSPLVLAPLWQRVEQLSQGIVASAEPASALLALAGDVVDVETAAAGHAAQLSAFLQAQTLHGLQAMLASPAFPVTVRELLLGLGLLLQPVRHSSGPRLEKSLVLPLPQAVRERELVASFWLHLVAPFLRHGDFELALFFAHLDEVPVLVIGFGGADPHGLHALIDPQAASERLVVFDQLDWVEEQLEQDPALRQLSACLQQEQLSLRSACALFAGTFA; encoded by the coding sequence ATGAGGCGCGGGCCGCAGCAGGTGCGCCTCGGCTACTTTGGCAAGATCCCCGCGCGCGGCGACTTTATCAAGGCCTGCGACAACCACGCGCTGGTGCAGCTGCTCGACGACTGGCTGGCGCAGGTGATGAACGCGCTGACGGCCGCGCCGCGCTGGAAGCTCAATTACGACGCCTTGCCGCCGCTGCGCTTTGCCTTTGTCGGCACGCGCAGCCGGCGCGCCATCGCCGGGCGCCTGGAAGCGAGCAGCGACCAGTCGCAGCGGCGCTTTCCCTTCATGGCCATGGGCGCGCTGGAGGTCGACGACGCCGACGCCTTCGTCGCCTGCAGTCCGCTGGTGCTGGCGCCGTTGTGGCAGCGCGTCGAGCAGCTGTCGCAGGGCATCGTGGCCAGCGCCGAACCGGCATCGGCGCTGCTGGCGCTGGCCGGCGATGTGGTGGATGTCGAGACGGCCGCCGCCGGTCATGCGGCGCAATTGTCGGCCTTCCTGCAGGCGCAGACCCTGCACGGGCTGCAAGCCATGCTGGCCTCGCCCGCGTTTCCCGTGACGGTGCGCGAACTGCTGCTGGGCCTGGGCCTGCTGCTGCAGCCGGTACGACACAGCAGCGGGCCGCGCCTGGAAAAAAGCCTGGTGCTGCCGCTGCCGCAGGCGGTGCGTGAGCGCGAACTGGTGGCCAGCTTCTGGCTGCACCTGGTCGCCCCCTTCCTGCGCCACGGCGACTTCGAACTGGCGCTGTTCTTCGCCCATCTCGACGAGGTGCCCGTGCTGGTGATCGGTTTTGGCGGCGCCGACCCGCATGGCTTGCATGCACTGATCGACCCGCAGGCGGCCAGCGAGCGGCTGGTGGTGTTCGACCAGCTGGACTGGGTCGAGGAGCAGCTGGAGCAGGACCCGGCGCTGCGCCAGCTATCCGCCTGCCTGCAGCAGGAGCAGCTGTCGCTGCGCTCGGCCTGCGCCCTGTTTGCCGGCACCTTTGCCTGA
- a CDS encoding OmpA family protein: protein MKPTLLFLVLLAAAAPCRAQVQAQAPVTPMPGQVLVTGTLADEAAKAAVLGRLRELYGAGRVVDQIAVGNVAVPANWNAHVHKLIAPHLKLISRGQISIDGNNVSVRGEVANEAQRQQIASDIATSLNPTYVVNNGLRVSAAEQGMLDATLDKRIVEFDSGQASITPAGLAILDEMAAVMRKLRERKVEVIGHTDNTGLRASNVALSQARADAVRSYLATKGIAPDAVLASGQGPDRPVAANTTADGRARNRRIEFRIAQ from the coding sequence ATGAAACCAACGCTGCTCTTCCTCGTGCTGCTGGCCGCCGCCGCTCCCTGCCGCGCCCAGGTACAGGCGCAGGCTCCTGTCACGCCCATGCCGGGGCAGGTCCTGGTGACGGGCACCCTCGCCGACGAAGCGGCCAAGGCGGCCGTGCTGGGCCGTTTGCGCGAGCTGTATGGCGCCGGGCGGGTGGTTGACCAGATCGCCGTCGGCAACGTGGCCGTGCCGGCCAACTGGAACGCCCATGTGCACAAGCTGATCGCGCCGCATCTGAAGCTGATTTCGCGCGGGCAGATCAGCATCGACGGCAACAACGTCAGCGTGCGCGGCGAAGTGGCGAACGAGGCGCAGCGCCAGCAGATCGCCAGCGACATCGCCACCAGCCTCAATCCCACGTATGTCGTCAACAATGGCTTGCGCGTCAGCGCGGCCGAGCAGGGCATGCTCGACGCCACGCTCGACAAGCGCATCGTCGAATTCGACAGCGGCCAGGCCTCCATCACGCCGGCGGGCCTGGCCATCCTCGACGAAATGGCGGCCGTCATGCGCAAGCTCAGGGAGCGCAAGGTGGAAGTGATCGGGCACACGGACAACACGGGCCTGCGCGCCAGCAACGTGGCCCTGAGCCAGGCGCGCGCCGACGCCGTGCGCAGCTACCTGGCGACCAAGGGCATCGCGCCGGATGCGGTGCTGGCCTCGGGCCAGGGACCGGACCGTCCCGTGGCTGCCAACACGACGGCCGACGGCCGCGCGCGCAACCGGCGTATCGAATTCAGGATTGCGCAATAG
- the icmH gene encoding type IVB secretion system protein IcmH/DotU, translating to MSQLIERRAAPSLLGARGPAPAGAGRHAGSALLDLMHEGFYMLFLLKHGSLPGDEQSFMDRITAFLDDFEREAKRLRADGDDIEAAKYAFCAAVDEIILASPFVLRKQWERRPLQLLIFGDQLAGEHFFDRLDALRGKGAMRVQALQVFHMCLLLGFQGKYALDGGEKLSYLTGRLGDEIAHIKGKSRGFAPRAERPDQVVHKHRSDVPLWALTSVFALLAICAYLGLKTHLTHGTQATLAAYADLVKLAPRPAHLTITLP from the coding sequence ATGAGCCAGCTCATCGAACGACGCGCGGCACCATCGTTGCTGGGAGCACGCGGCCCCGCCCCTGCCGGTGCCGGCCGCCATGCGGGCAGCGCCCTGCTGGACCTGATGCACGAAGGTTTCTACATGCTGTTCCTGCTCAAGCATGGCTCGCTGCCCGGCGACGAGCAAAGCTTCATGGACCGCATCACGGCCTTCCTCGACGACTTCGAACGCGAAGCGAAAAGGCTGCGCGCCGATGGCGACGACATCGAGGCGGCCAAGTATGCGTTCTGCGCGGCTGTCGATGAAATCATCCTCGCTTCGCCATTCGTCCTGCGCAAGCAGTGGGAGCGGCGCCCGCTGCAGCTGCTGATCTTTGGCGACCAGCTGGCCGGCGAGCACTTCTTCGACCGCCTCGACGCGCTGCGCGGCAAGGGCGCCATGCGCGTGCAGGCGCTGCAGGTGTTCCACATGTGCCTGTTGCTGGGCTTCCAGGGCAAGTACGCGCTCGACGGCGGCGAAAAACTCAGCTACCTGACGGGGCGCCTGGGCGACGAGATCGCCCACATCAAGGGCAAGAGCCGCGGCTTCGCGCCGCGCGCCGAGCGTCCCGACCAGGTGGTCCACAAGCACCGCAGCGACGTGCCGCTGTGGGCCTTGACGAGCGTTTTCGCCCTGCTGGCCATCTGCGCCTACCTGGGCCTGAAGACGCATCTGACGCATGGCACGCAAGCGACGCTGGCCGCGTATGCGGACCTGGTGAAACTGGCGCCACGGCCTGCACACCTGACCATCACCCTGCCCTGA
- the tssK gene encoding type VI secretion system baseplate subunit TssK yields MTAKVLWGVAQMEWDLAALKTGTLRLQALSGIPVRPDTCYCALGSRGVLHEQMFKAQSISVSVPAGMRELQLELIAVTA; encoded by the coding sequence ATGACAGCGAAAGTCTTGTGGGGCGTGGCGCAGATGGAATGGGATCTGGCGGCGCTGAAGACGGGCACCCTGCGCCTGCAGGCGCTGTCGGGCATCCCCGTGCGGCCCGACACCTGTTATTGTGCGCTGGGCAGCCGCGGCGTGCTGCATGAACAGATGTTCAAGGCGCAGTCGATTTCCGTGTCTGTGCCGGCCGGCATGCGCGAGCTGCAGCTCGAGCTGATCGCGGTGACGGCATGA
- the tssJ gene encoding type VI secretion system lipoprotein TssJ, giving the protein MRSPHPLRLPSWRLALWPVIVLLPLAGCAGGAIGTLANAALQMTGMARPAPELPDAQKPPRNVSIRLHAAQRLNTDAQGRPLALVARIYKLRQNATFEQAPYDSFLDAQREKAALGADLMDVKEVLLVPGQRYEVQEKVSKEAYFIGIVALFRAPAAQRWRATFAAADAERGGITVGLHACALSVDGGADGAMASLSALRCQ; this is encoded by the coding sequence ATGCGATCTCCTCATCCATTACGCCTGCCATCGTGGCGCCTGGCACTGTGGCCAGTCATTGTTCTGCTGCCGCTGGCCGGCTGCGCGGGCGGCGCCATCGGCACGCTGGCCAACGCGGCGCTGCAGATGACGGGCATGGCCAGGCCGGCACCGGAACTGCCCGACGCGCAAAAGCCGCCGCGCAATGTCAGCATCCGCCTGCACGCGGCGCAGCGCCTGAACACGGATGCGCAAGGCCGGCCGCTGGCGCTGGTGGCGCGCATCTACAAGCTGCGCCAGAACGCCACGTTCGAGCAGGCGCCGTATGACAGCTTCCTCGACGCCCAGCGTGAAAAGGCCGCGCTGGGCGCCGACCTGATGGACGTGAAGGAAGTGCTGCTGGTGCCCGGCCAGCGCTACGAAGTACAGGAAAAAGTCAGCAAGGAAGCGTATTTCATCGGCATCGTGGCGCTGTTCCGCGCGCCGGCCGCGCAGCGCTGGCGCGCCACCTTTGCCGCCGCCGATGCGGAGCGCGGCGGCATCACCGTCGGCCTGCATGCCTGCGCCCTGAGCGTGGACGGCGGCGCGGACGGCGCCATGGCGTCGCTGTCCGCGCTGCGCTGCCAGTAA
- the tssB gene encoding type VI secretion system contractile sheath small subunit → MAKSDSVQKRLQEVRAPRVQMTYDVEIGDAIENKELPFVVGVLGDFGGNAESEKKRLKDRKFVAIDMDNFDEVLGSVAPAARFDVENRLSEESGTFPVELHFRSMADFRPESVVRQVEPLRKLLEARTKLADLRNKLAGNDKLEDLLTEVLNNTDSLAALAPQRRGQED, encoded by the coding sequence ATGGCCAAGTCCGACAGTGTGCAGAAGCGCCTGCAGGAAGTGCGCGCGCCGCGCGTGCAGATGACCTATGACGTCGAGATCGGCGACGCGATCGAGAACAAGGAACTGCCTTTCGTGGTGGGCGTGCTGGGCGACTTCGGCGGCAATGCCGAGAGTGAAAAGAAGCGCCTGAAGGACCGCAAGTTCGTCGCCATCGACATGGATAACTTCGACGAGGTGCTGGGCAGCGTGGCGCCGGCGGCGCGCTTCGACGTGGAAAACCGCCTCAGCGAGGAAAGCGGCACCTTCCCCGTCGAATTGCACTTCCGCTCGATGGCCGACTTTCGCCCGGAATCGGTGGTGCGCCAGGTCGAACCCTTGCGCAAGCTGCTCGAGGCGCGCACCAAGCTGGCCGACCTGCGCAACAAGCTGGCCGGCAACGACAAGCTGGAAGACTTGCTGACGGAGGTGTTGAACAATACCGACAGCCTGGCGGCCCTGGCGCCGCAACGCCGCGGCCAGGAGGATTGA
- the tssC gene encoding type VI secretion system contractile sheath large subunit produces MSAQAEMQAGAPAACAEADLLDQIVEQSRVAKSGAEHARARDLISELVAQVLDGTVLVSHSLSATLDARVAEIDRLVSAQLSEIMHTAPFQQLEQSWTGLHYLVGNSDTGARLQIRMFNATRRELVKDFQSALEFDQSSMFKKIYEEEFGTFGGAPFAALLGDYAISRQPEDMYFIEQMSHIAAAAHAPFIASAAPELFGLETYGDLGKPRDLAKVFDTIEYAKWKAFRASEDARYVGLTLPRFLGRLPFNPVDGTTVEGFNYIEEVDGSDHQKYLWCNAAYAFGSKLTRAFADFGWCAAIRGVEGGGLVDDLPTHTFRTDEGDVALKCPAEVAITDRREKELSDLGFISLVHCKNTAYAAFFGAQSAQKSRKYGSDAANANAVLSSQLQYIFAVSRIAHYMKAMMRDKIGSFTAAANVEDFLNRWLMTYVLLDDNASQEQKAQFPLREASVKVHEVPGRPGVYRAVSFLRPHFQLDELSVSLRLVAELPKSTNS; encoded by the coding sequence ATGAGCGCACAGGCAGAAATGCAGGCGGGCGCCCCGGCGGCGTGCGCGGAAGCGGACTTGCTGGACCAGATCGTCGAGCAGAGCCGGGTCGCCAAGTCCGGCGCCGAGCATGCGCGCGCGCGCGACCTGATCTCGGAACTGGTGGCGCAGGTGCTCGATGGCACGGTGCTGGTGTCGCACAGTTTGTCGGCCACGCTGGACGCGCGCGTGGCCGAGATCGACCGCCTGGTTTCCGCGCAGCTCAGCGAAATCATGCACACGGCGCCGTTCCAGCAGCTCGAGCAAAGCTGGACCGGCCTGCACTACCTGGTCGGCAATTCCGACACGGGCGCGCGCCTGCAGATCCGCATGTTCAACGCCACCCGGCGCGAGCTGGTGAAGGATTTCCAGTCGGCGCTGGAATTCGACCAGAGCAGCATGTTCAAGAAGATCTACGAGGAGGAATTCGGCACCTTCGGCGGCGCGCCGTTTGCGGCGCTGCTGGGCGACTACGCCATTTCGCGCCAGCCGGAAGACATGTATTTCATCGAGCAGATGTCGCACATCGCGGCGGCCGCGCATGCGCCATTCATCGCTTCGGCCGCGCCGGAACTGTTTGGCCTGGAAACCTACGGCGACCTGGGCAAGCCGCGCGACCTGGCGAAAGTGTTCGACACCATCGAATACGCGAAATGGAAAGCCTTCCGTGCATCCGAGGATGCGCGCTATGTCGGCCTGACCTTGCCCCGGTTCCTCGGACGCCTGCCGTTCAACCCCGTCGACGGCACCACCGTCGAAGGCTTCAACTATATCGAGGAAGTCGACGGCAGCGACCACCAGAAATACCTGTGGTGTAACGCGGCGTATGCGTTCGGCAGCAAGCTGACGCGCGCCTTCGCCGACTTCGGCTGGTGCGCCGCCATCCGCGGCGTCGAGGGCGGCGGCCTGGTGGACGACCTGCCGACGCACACCTTCAGGACGGACGAAGGCGACGTCGCCCTGAAGTGCCCGGCCGAAGTGGCGATTACCGACCGCCGCGAAAAGGAATTGAGCGACCTCGGTTTCATCTCGCTCGTGCACTGCAAGAACACAGCGTACGCCGCCTTCTTCGGCGCGCAGTCGGCGCAGAAAAGCCGCAAGTACGGCAGCGACGCGGCCAATGCGAACGCCGTGCTGTCCTCGCAGCTGCAGTACATCTTCGCCGTCTCGCGCATCGCCCACTACATGAAGGCCATGATGCGTGACAAGATCGGCAGCTTCACGGCCGCGGCCAATGTGGAAGACTTTTTGAACCGCTGGCTGATGACGTATGTGCTGCTCGACGATAACGCCAGCCAGGAGCAGAAGGCCCAGTTCCCGCTGCGCGAGGCGTCCGTGAAGGTGCACGAAGTGCCGGGCCGCCCGGGCGTGTACCGCGCCGTGTCCTTTTTGCGGCCGCACTTCCAGCTCGATGAATTATCCGTTTCGCTCCGACTGGTCGCGGAGTTGCCGAAGTCGACCAATTCCTGA
- a CDS encoding Hcp family type VI secretion system effector codes for MAIDVYLQIDGIKGESTDDKHKEWIECKSVSWSVEQPKSATASTGGGHTAERCEHKDIVISKLADLSSPVLLQTCSAGKTIPKARFEFMRADGQGERVKYFEIEIENVLIGAVTPNVEEGDILGEHVGFKFSKVKWKYTQQKVTGGAGGNTSGGWDLAANRVA; via the coding sequence ATGGCAATCGATGTATATCTGCAGATAGACGGCATCAAGGGCGAGTCCACCGACGACAAGCACAAGGAATGGATCGAGTGCAAATCGGTCAGCTGGAGCGTGGAGCAGCCGAAATCGGCCACCGCCTCGACAGGCGGCGGGCATACGGCCGAACGCTGCGAGCACAAGGACATCGTCATCTCGAAGCTGGCCGACCTGTCCTCGCCGGTGCTGCTGCAGACCTGCTCGGCCGGCAAGACCATCCCCAAGGCGCGCTTCGAATTCATGCGCGCCGACGGCCAGGGCGAGCGCGTCAAGTACTTCGAGATCGAGATCGAGAATGTGCTGATCGGCGCCGTCACGCCCAACGTGGAAGAGGGCGATATCCTGGGCGAGCACGTGGGCTTCAAGTTCTCGAAAGTGAAGTGGAAATACACGCAGCAAAAAGTGACGGGCGGCGCCGGCGGCAATACCTCGGGCGGCTGGGACCTGGCCGCGAACCGCGTGGCCTGA